In Vigna unguiculata cultivar IT97K-499-35 chromosome 3, ASM411807v1, whole genome shotgun sequence, a single genomic region encodes these proteins:
- the LOC114175455 gene encoding endochitinase-like: MEADREPMHQNNYNYGLAGSELGLDLTNDPDLVARDRNVAFRTAIWFWMRPQGNKPSSHNVITGGWTPSAADTNAGRLPGYDVITNIINGELECGRGPDSRVQSRIGFYQRYCQLLGVSPGNNLDCNNQAPF, translated from the exons ATGGAAGCAGACCGTGAACCAATGCACCAG AACAACTACAATTATGGGCTAGCTGGTAGCGAACTTGGATTGGATTTGACGAATGATCCGGATCTAGTAGCAAGAGACCGAAACGTAGCGTTCAGAACAGCCATATGGTTTTGGATGAGGCCACAAGGAAACAAGCCATCGTCCCATAATGTCATTACCGGAGGATGGACGCCGTCTGCTGCTGACACCAACGCTGGGCGGCTTCCCGGCTACGATGTTATCACCAACATAATCAACGGCGAACTCGAATGTGGGCGCGGCCCGGATTCTCGGGTCCAGAGTCGGATCGGGTTCTACCAGAGGTACTGTCAGTTGCTCGGTGTGAGTCCAGGGAACAATTTGGACTGCAACAATCAAGCCCCTTTTTAA
- the LOC114178784 gene encoding endochitinase-like: MGDMKLCSLMLCLLVPTLMVGAKAQRCGREFGGAVCGNGLCCSQYGWCGNSNEHCGTGCQSQCQASSSGDISSIISPSLFEEMLKHRNNQACPGRGFYTYDAFITAARSFRGFGTTGDTNTRKREMAAFFGQTSHETTGGWPSAPDGPYAWGYCFINERNQQVYCSGGGWPCAPGKSYYGRGPIQLTHNYNYGLAGSELGLDLTNDPDLVARDRNVAFRTAIWFWMRPQGNKPSSHNVITGGWTPSAADTNAGRLPGYGVITNIINGGLECGRGPDSRVQSRIGFYQRYCQLLGVSPGNNLDCNNQAPF, translated from the exons ATGGGTGACATGAAACTGTGTTCTTTGATGCTATGCCTGTTGGTGCCGACGCTGATGGTTGGGGCCAAAGCGCAACGATGCGGTAGAGAATTTGGTGGAGCAGTGTGCGGAAATGGGTTATGTTGCAGCCAATATGGGTGGTGCGGAAACAGCAATGAACATTGTGGAACAGGTTGCCAGAGCCAATGTCAAGCTAGTAGCAGCGGCGATATCAGCAGCATCATTAGCCCTTCTCTGTTCGAAGAAATGCTAAAACACCGGAATAATCAAGCATGTCCGGGGCGTGGATTCTACACCTATGACGCTTTTATCACTGCTGCTAGATCTTTCAGAGGTTTTGGCACAACAGGTGATACCAACACCCGCAAAAGGGAGATGGCAGCTTTCTTCGGTCAAACTTCTCATGAAACCACAG GAGGATGGCCAAGTGCACCAGATGGTCCATATGCGTGGGGATATTGTTTTATCAACGAACGGAACCAGCAGGTTTATTGCAGTGGTGGAGGATGGCCATGTGCTCCTGGTAAAAGCTATTACGGACGTGGACCAATTCAACTCACACA CAACTACAATTATGGGCTAGCTGGTAGCGAACTTGGATTGGATTTGACGAATGATCCGGATCTAGTAGCAAGAGACCGAAACGTAGCGTTCAGAACAGCTATATGGTTTTGGATGAGGCCACAAGGAAACAAGCCATCGTCCCATAATGTCATTACCGGAGGATGGACGCCATCTGCTGCTGACACCAACGCTGGGCGGCTTCCCGGCTACGGTGTTATCACCAACATAATCAACGGCGGACTCGAATGTGGGCGCGGCCCGGATTCTCGGGTCCAGAGTCGGATCGGGTTCTACCAGAGGTACTGTCAGTTGCTCGGTGTGAGTCCTGGGAACAATTTGGATTGCAACAATCAAGCCCCTTTTTAA